GGTGCCAGGCATAATACAAAACACATCACATGGACTCCACACCACAATTTTGTGTGGCAGATGTAAGCCTTATTTCACAAATAAGGGGGACAGGGCTCAAAAAGGTAACTTGTCTAATGCCACAGAGATGTGCTGAACCCAGTGTCAGGCAGACTTCTGTGTCAGCACTCCATCGTATCATATTAAACACagtaacacaaaaaataattgtggagggaaggaagaaaggaaatattggTTGTATTTTAAACAGCTAAGAAGTCAGAGAACTACAAAATGGAGGACAGGGATCTCTATCATGAGAATGCATGACAGTCCATGGTGATAAGATAGGACTTCTTAGTGGTGGTGATTTAGCATCCTGGTGAGCTGGGTACTATCAATGAAAGTCACCTAGCAAATCTAATGGGATTTCCTCTTATTCTATTAACACAAAAATACTGCTAAGTCACaagattaaaagaggaaaaaaaaagatgaatcggtcgaaataaaagtttaataatcTCTTCCCGCAATATGCTTGGAAAATGAATCCAAAGACATATTCTTAGATGATCTAATGAAATACAAAGTCAAATacagaaatcagacaaaatagagaTGGTAATTCCAATGAGCTTtaagagacaaaggagaaaaaaagaaaagaaaggcagaaagtaaAATTGCAGAAATGGAAgattttattgaaagaaaaacagacataatTATGGATCAGGAAACAATCACCAAGCTCACAActgaataaacaattaaaaaaagaatgagccaTCCCTTTTCTGAAATCTAATAAGGGCCTaaattatacaattaaaaaataatcacgaAGAAAGTCAGCccaccctcttccttcctttgaaaACTATAGGACCCAGGACCCAGTTAAGTCTTAGGTCTTTAACAAGCACACCCTCATTTTACAGCACACATTCTCAACAGGGGTGATACTGCCCCCAATGGGTCAGAAATGGGTTATTATGGGGTGAAAAGAATCCTAATCTTTTTAGGCAGAGAGCAGAGATATACATATAGTGCATCAACAGTATATCTGTCATATTAAATTGTAGGGGTGGCAATTAAGAGCATATGTCTAAGACCAGGCCTTAAGAATATAGGTCTAAAGTGATAAATACAGCTTACCCAGATTCTGATTGGGCTTTGCGTCAGAAATGTAATACAGAGGTACCCTCTCAAACTCACATGGGTTTCCAAACCAAAGgagtcaaaaatgaaaaataccaaCACTGGGTGGCTCTTGCCAGGGTGGTGGTAAGTAAAGGGAGGACATTTATAATGCCTGGAGGacaaagaaaaaaggtgaaatttTCCATGAGTTTAATCATCCGGGGTGTCCCTGGAACTGAAAAGTAAATTGCCCCTGGGAAAGGCAAGCTTAAGGAAGCGCGAACTCACCGGCCTCCGCGGCCGCCCCCTGCCTGGCCCCCCAGTGGTGGAGGCGGAGCGCAGGAGGCTGGCTCGGATCACACCGCCAAGGCGGAAGGAAGAAAGCCACACCCTCCTCACTGGAAGACCAGAAGCAAAACGTGTGAGCCCACCAACTGCAAATCGCTTTCGCATGGTTACTGAAAAAAACTACTTCCTGCGCTGCTCTGCACCCCTCCCCGACGCCaacgtttggggggggggggggggtccaagcATTCATTCCCGGTGCTTCTCAGACCCCAGGCGTGACCTAATTAACTTTTCAGTACCTTAGCAGGGCCTCTGCCTCCCGCAAAGAGGTTTACTTCTAAGGTTCTAAGTGCAAAGGAGAGTGGACTGGGAAACCAGCGTCAGCACGTTGGTTCCCTGTCTTTGGCCTTGCTGGCCGAGGTCAGCCCGGGCCCGCGTGCGCACTCGCACGCCTGCCCCGGCCGGGCCCAGGCCGGGCGCCGAGTCAGAGGAACTCAAACCAGCAGCGCGGCAGGCTGTCGCGGAAGAAAAAGGAGTAGGTGTTACAGAGGCTGCCCGCTTGCCGGTGGTGGATCAGGGACCACAGGCGGTCGCtgaggagggtggagaggggccGAGGCCCCCGGTGATCACCTTCCAGCGGCTTCACGATCTGGAGTTTCTCGGGCAGGTAGGAGCGGCTGCTGAAGGACATGCCCGAGAAGCCGGTGAACTCGGAGAAGCGGGAGTGGGTGCCGAGGGACATGATGCTCTCCGTGGGCGTGAGGGAGCCGCTGAGCAGCTCGCCCTTCTCCGCCAGCTCCCGGAGCTTCCGCTCCTGCTCCTCCTCGAAGAACCTCCGCTCCGAGAGGTAGTTCTCCCGGCGGAGGGACAGCCGCCGCAGAGCGGTTTCCAGGTCGTGGGAGCCCGGGGTGCCCGGCGTCCCGGGCTTCTTGCTCCGCTCGTCATTCCTGCAGAAGGAGGGAGATGGGGCTGAGCGTGGGGCACCCCGCAGCGGGCGCGGTGCAAGGTGCGTGTGGCAAGGAAGGCCTTCCTGCTAGGTGCACGGGGTGGACAGGTCGGAGTGGCTGCAGGACGGATAGGGAAGCGGACGAGGCAAACAGCTGAGATTTAGGCAAAAATGGGGGCATAAATGATTGCCCGGAAGAACTAGTTCCCTCTGGTGGGTGTTTTGGGAGGTAGAGGGAGAGCACTAAGGTgcgttaaaacaaaacaaaaaaaaattgtgaaaagaaCTCCCGTTGCTATAAACCTCTCCCTCAGAAGCCCTTAGGGAGAATTCTTCAGGATGCGGGTCCTAGTCACCAGAAGGGCCACTGGTTCCAGAGGCGTTTCTCCGTCCTCTTGAATTAAAAGAGCTGTTCTGATTAAGCAGTTTCCCCCAATTTTATTATCACGTAAAAAGGGTACACAACACAGctggcgtgtgtgtgtttgtgtgtgtgtaggggtgggTCTGCAGGGCTTTAGGACAAAGAAGTGCCCACTGCTAAGGAAGCCCCACCCCAGGGACAAGCACCTTTGAGGGGGTCCAGGACCCCACCTTCCAAAGCAAACTAGATTCTGgccaggagagagagactgagtccTCCTCTACCTTTTAAACATCCAAGCTACCAAAGGGCTCATGAAACAAATGTCCATTCTGCAGCCCAACAGTGAAGATTAACAGAAAAATACTCATTTACCCTCCCCTTCAGCATCTGACAGAGAAGCAGACTTCCTGTTGTACCTCTTTAAGCTTGTGAAAATACCAGAATCGAGAATGACTGTAAACACAGAGTGTTGCTAAACCAGATTAAAACACTGAAAGCTCTAGACTTTTCCCGTGACTCTTTATCAGTCTTCCTCTTCTGGTGACTGAACTTACACTCTAAACACACTACCTCTCCCCAAAACAGCCAGATAAAAACTCTGGGCTGGCTCACCCCAGGTCAGCTGACTCCGCTTCCAGGATGATGCTGTTGGTCTTGTTGTCCAGGACCACGTTGCCAACATCACTGCCATAGAAGCTAGACCGGGGGGTGCTGACGCAGCTGGACAGGAGGGAGTTCACGGCTGAGGACTGGTTGGAGCCAGGGATGTTCATGGGGGACGGGGTCAGAGACCTCTGCTTGACGACCTGGTTGATGTTTCTCACCGTCTCAAAGACTCGCCTCTGGTGACTGGGGGGAATGCACAACATCATCCATGAATAAACAAATGCAGGAATGACCATGGAGTCCAACCTTCCAGAAACTACCATCTAGGAGCCAAAAGGCAGCTGGCCCACGTGAGCCCCCAAACAACCTGCCAGCCCGTGCTTCCGGTGTTTCTTAGGGCATTGGCTGGAACTCAAGAGACTCAATGCCCACTCAATGTCCTAAAGGTGATGCTAGCAAGGGGATACTGCTTTTCTCTCCCTTAGGCTTAACccacaaataaaaatactcaagTAGGGCTTTTGTCTCCCAGATACTTTTCCTCTTTCATGACGGTCACCAGAACATAAAGTCCAAGAAAGCAGCGTTCACTGCTCAACACATAACAGGGCTCCAGAAATATCTGTGGAATGAGTATCTGGTGACCatgcatatacatttaaaaaatgcaagacGAAGTTAGTCTTAAACTTCTATAAGGAGATGGTAAATGCCAGATTAGTATTTTTTTAGCAACTGCTATTTCTAAGAGCAGAACCTCCCTTTgatgctcatttgtttctttttaaggagACAAGGTAGGCACGTTGCTACAACGGCCACCTCCTTCTGGGATGCAGAGGCCTTCACACATGCACTGAGGCTCAGGGACTGTGGTCACTCCCGGGATCCCATTTCAGTTCCGGCTGTGAGCTTCGGGTACAGAAATTACACAATGAAATCGGATCCACAGTGTCCTCAGAAACACCTCAGGGCAGGCCTAGAGCAAGAGCTCACGTTAGGAAGAGAGTTGgtagaggccaatatccctaaacATATCCAGGAAGGAAGTGGAAGCCTGGGCACTCCTTGAAGAGCCTTCATACtgcatctcatttttcttttcctaacagacattaaaattgtttaaagcTTAAACTTTAAACACCTTTCGGTGTTTTTCaccaaaaggaaagataaaaacaagtcGTGGTGTCAAGGCAGAGTCTGTAATTAACAGAGATAAGAAACATCTCTCTCCTTACTCAACTTTCTAGAAGTTCATAACCTATCTTTGAAACCTAGTAAGAGTTGCTGGGGGCTATTATCGGCTGTGTTCTCTTGTCTCACTTAATCTGGACCCAAATCTGTGGAAGGACCACAGTGATCACTGGGGGGTTGTCTGAGACCCAGACGTTGTTAGTTTTGATGACCACGCGGCACGAGCCAGTCTCTGGGAAGCCTAGAACCGAGGCCGTACGCGATGTCTGGAGACTCAGGCTCTTCCAACTGCAGCTCCTTGCGCATCGTTCCCTCGATCTCTGCTGCCAAGGAGTCCTGAGAAAAGCCAGAAAACACACTGAGTGCACAGCAGTTCaagtgctctgtctctaaaagacGCGCCCGGCTGGCTAGCCACAGGAGTGTCAACCGAGGTCTCAGAAGCTTGCAAACTACCGTGACACAAGGCTGACGGCATTCATCACTGCTGGAAACCCTGACTGAGCAATCCCCACAGCAGGTCCCGAACGGAGCAGTCCCGGTGGGCACTGGGTGTAAAGGCCCTGTGATCCCATGCAGCTAAGGGTCTCAGAGCAAACTCCATGTTCCCTTGGCCAAACCACAGAGCTGCGACTCTGCCACAAGGAGTGGCGAGGAACTTAGGGAGGACGGGACCTGAGTCGTGAGCACTGGCATCTGAGCCTCTGCTCTCATGGCCCTCTACCCCCAGCCCAGAAAAGCTCTCCCCGTCAACGACACATCGCCCACCTCCCTCTAACGGCCAGCTCACACGTCCTTTCCACCAGTAATCCTTCATTCCTCCCCCTAGAAAGACACCAAACACATGAAGTCCCTGCGAGTTCCCTGAACAGTTAGTGCACTTAGATCTCTCTCCAGCTAGGTTGTGAACTTTGTGGGCTGGGGGAAGGCCTGGCACTGATAACTTCTCACTTTCCAGATGGGCCAGGCCCCAACCTGAGACTCAACGACAATACAGGCTGCCTCCCTGACCACCTTCCACTCCTCACCGTATCAGCTGGAGCCTAACAAGCATTCCCACATGCTGCCACAGGTAGATGCCAACAGGAGGACCAGGTGTGTGCAGCAAAGCACCTGCTGAGGCCTCAGAGAAGGACACCACCTAGAACAACCTGAAGGGAAGGGCTGACTCTGTACTAACCAACACATTTCCTGGGATGATAGGAATGTGCTTTCTGCACTGTCCACTGCGGGAGCCACTGGCCACaggtggctattgagcacttgaaacaCGGCCAGTGTGGCTGAGAACCTGAATGAACCATACTAATTTCAGTGGATTTAAATTTGCATGGCCACTTGTGGCCAATGGCTTCCCAGCAGACAGAGCAAGGGACTCCAAGGTGTCTACCTCCAAGCCCCAAAGTCAGGGAGGGATGCTCCAGTCTGGAACCTGGGACCAAGTGGGGAGACTTACAGGAGTCAGCAAGAAGCTGGGTCAATAAATGGTTAGTGGGCTTGTTTTCAATTCCTATTCATAAGTGGGCAATTGTATTTAGTAATTACTATCCACAGATTGACAGTCAACATAACCCAGGTTGTAAAAGGCTTCTCTGGGTGAACAGGACTGACTTTTTTAAAGCCAGTttactattcattcattcattcatgcatgcatgcatgcattcatgtatttgttttagagagaatgcacatgcaggggaggaacagagggagagaaagggaatgccaagtaggccccatgcccagcgtggagcccaacacagagctcgatgtcatgaccttcagatcatgacctgaactgaaatcaggagtctgacactcaaccaactgagccagccaagcatccccagtttacttttttttttccccaatgtttatttatttttgagacagagcatgagcgggggaggggcagagagagagagagagacacagaatccaaagcaggctccaggctctgagctgtcaacacagagcccgacgtggagctcgaacccacgaaccatgagatcatgacctgagccaaaatcagacgcttaacccactgagcaacctAAGTGCCCCTAGTCTACTTTTCTTAATACTACAATTCACCACACAGCTTACATTCAGAGCTCTGCATGAGGAAAATATCTTCACACAAATTAGGAGAGATAAGATACTAAACTACCAATTTCAAGGCCATGCTGGGAGGATGTCGCAAACAGGCTCTATGACTTTTCTTGGTTGTGATCCCATCCGGCAGTCTGGGGAGGCCATGGACCTCTtcttagaataatatttttaagtgaatctAATAATGAGGACAAAAAGGAAGCCAGATCTATTGAACTAGTTACAAGAATGTTAGTAACGACAATGGTGAAACAAACACACAGGCTCTGGCTTCTGAAGTGGAGCTCAGCATGAACAGGAGTTTTGAGACATTTACAACTGAAATGTGCCATGAAAGTGCCATGATTTCAACTGGTGACAAAATCATGGGGGTGCTAACATCGCTGTGGTTTGTCACCTACCTTCACGTAAGAAAGAAACGACTAAGGATTAATGAAAATAGAAGACATGACCTTCCCGCAAGTTCATGGGCCCCCTGAATCCGGGGTGGGGATCCTAGATTAGGAACCCCTGCCATAGGCAAGAGAGCTGGGGATGTACTCCTCAGGCAGAAACTGCTACTCACCGTGCCACTCAGCAGTTAGAGAGTCTGGGAGCGAGAGAGGCAGCTCTGGTGTTCTGCTCCAGAAACACAAGGCACGGCACCACTCAGCTTGCCTTAAATACCTTTAATACATAGTGCACTTTAAAAATGGCCATCTTCAAAAAACTGAGTTATGCCAACAGCTacagaaaaaggcaaacagaAGCTCTACCTCAGCAAATATGAAAGCTGAGGATCTCTGCAGAAGAAAcccaaatacagatttttaattgGACTTCGCTACGTAAGGGCTTCGTTTTAAACTACAGGTCCATCCCTGTGAATGGGGAATGCCGTGAGGCAAACCCCAAGTGCATGGGAGATAAGATGCCCCCCAGAGGTCACCACGCCAAGATGGGAAGCCAGgaaggagggaaactgaggcagggaatGTACATCGCCACGTAGGACAGTCTTTGAGCTCCGTGTCATCAGCTCTAGGTGGAGGAATCTGGGGCACAGCCTGTCCTTAAATCCCATAACTGGGATTCCTGGACACGCTGGATCGCCAATCTACTCCTTGGAAAGCTACGTCATACAGCTTCTTTTTGGTTTCACTAAATTTCAGtcaagctgagagagagagatcgttcCAGGCTGATTTTGATATGCATGagcaaaaaggaaaggagatCGTGATTTAGGCAACATGGGGCAGGCAACAAGTGTCGGGGGTAGCCAGAGTCAGCACcggcgggggaggtgggggggtatGAAAGGCAAGAGCCCCAAGGAAAGGCCAAATCCGGAAGGGACCGAGTTGCACAAACACTGAAGCTGCCATCTACTCGTATCTCATTTGGGAGTATTTCTCTCAAAAGTCCTCTCCTCAAAGAGACCGTGGTATTCCCTCAAACCACGGAAATAGAACCTGAATATAAAAGTTCTCAGCACTTTGTTCTTCAGTCTGTTTACCCACCCATCCAAACCCAGTGTCTGCTAAGCATGTACACTTCTACAACATGTGAACACAGTGCAGATAACAGGCTACtcgacagagggaaggagaagagaagtaaGATACGGTCCCCACCTTCAAGGGGTTTTCCTCTGACAGAAGAAGGTAAGATGAGGAAGCTCACCAAGTATCACAGGGAAATGAGCGGCAGAGGGGAGGCCTGCCCTGGGCTGCCCGACCCCAACAGGGAGGGCCAACCCAGAAAAGCCGCTTTTCCACCGTTTCCTCAAAGCCCAAACATGAAAAGAGATCAAGCCAGAGTTAAGAAATAAGACTGAGGGAAAATCATTTTGTAGGAATGTAAAAGCAGCTCCTATAGTGGGGAGAGAGATTTTTTCAGATCACAGATACTGAAAACCACCAAGAGAACGATTAATAAGCctagaaacaggggcgcctggatggctctgtcggttaagtgcccgacttcggctcaggtcacgatctcgcggttcgtgagttcgaaccctgcgtcgggctcggtactgacagctcagagcctggagcctgcttcagattctgtgtctccttctctccgcccctcccccactcacattctccctccacccctccctccctctctctctcaaaaataaacattaaaaaaaattaccaaaaaaataagcCTAGGAAGAACCAGCAGGACTGTATGGGCAATTTAAGAATTCTGGAATGCACAGTGAGGCCAAAATAGCTCATATTTTAACAAggtcagaaaaataataatgtatgaaTAACATCTTCCAAATATCTGAGGTTCCTACGAAATTTACCGGtcaaggagaagaggaggaaacacgaCGGAGTCAGAGGGATGGGAAAGAAACAATCACGTAGTCAAGGAGCCACCAGCTGGGCACACAAGCCCCTGACTCGGATGGAGAGCCAAGCTGTGGGACCAGAAGCCTCCCACAAAGACTATGCTCCAGGCCCCGCCTccctacgggggggggggggggcacccctGCGCCCtgctgggtgggaggtgggggcgtGGAGCCAGCGGGCGCTCACCATGGGAAACAGGCCCAGGGAGTGATAGCGCCGGGACGTGGTGTTGGGCATGGTCTTGTTCCGGAGGTTCTTCAGCTCCTCCTGCGCCTCATGAAGCATCTCCATGCACTCCGCATACTTGTCCTCCAGCTCGCGCAGCTGCAGCAAGTCAGAGAAGCGTGCAGGGTCAGGGACCGGCGGCCCTGAGCCCTGAAGCTGGACACCAAAGAGCCCTTGAGGCTCAGTTTGGCTTCCAactggggtgggtgtgtgtgtgtgtgtgtgtgtgtgtgtgtgtatgtactcaTGGGCTCAGAAACCTCCCAAATTCTGACAACGGGCAAGTGAGATCACAGGCTTCCCATTACGGAATGTGGAAGTCGTGggaatgaaaggcacagcatagggaacagCGTCAATGGCACTGCAACAGTGCTATATGGGGACAGGTGTGGCTACACTGTGGAGAGAACAGAATAATGTACAGAGATGCTTAATCACTGCGTCGTACATCCGAAACGACTCTAACAGGgtgtgccaactatactcaaattaaaaaattatttgtttcccAACAGCATCCATCTATCTTGACACGAACGGGAGAGATAGTCACACCCTCGTTTCCAGCCACATCTCTCAACAGGCGCCTTTACGCGGCGAGCAACGTGTCGTTTTGCTGATGGAAACGTTCAGCGGGAGCGGGCTGTGCGGCACCAGCCTCCCCGGCCCTCGTGGCAGTGACAGTGTGAGCACGAATTTACGAGTAAGAACGACTTTCGATTCAGGAGAAAAACGGGTAGTGACCCCCAGCCTGGCAGGGGGAGGCTGAGAAGCGGGACGGGCCTGGAGAAGGGAGGCAAAGCCACTCACCTCGGCCGTGAGCTGCCGCTGGGCATCCTTAGCCGCCCCCAGGTGCTGGACCAGCTCTTCATTTTCCACGGCACACTGCAACACGCCAAGGGGCCAATCAGCTTCTCTTTTAAGACACTGGAAGCGGCTCACTGTTCTCCTCTTATTATCTGAGCTGTTACAATCCTGTCACATTTCTACGAGACTTCTGTGCCAGAGTAAAAATTTCGTCTTCCTTCTATACAATTTTGAAAGCAGCCTTGCCCCCATCCAGCACAGCCACGGCCCCTCTCTGGACGCACATCACCTCGCCTTGCTTCTAGCAAGGGCCTGAGCCGGGAAACTAAACCGTATTTGGGTTTGcttcttgctgctgctgctgcaagactgatttaaaaaaggggggtgtTGTTCTGCCACAGAGCACACTGGGTGTGCTGTGCAAGAACAAATATTAGACTAGAAAATTCAAACATTAAATTCCAAAACTCCCTATCGACAGTACCTTTGTTCACAAACTCTTTTAACGTGCAGATTCTTTTTAGGAGATAAGTGGTGATGACAGGATCCCCTCCCCGGTTCAGGACGAGCTTTGTCCTATTGAATCTGCTAAGCCTTTTTCTCCAAAGGGGCAGCACAAAATCCTAAACTATGAGACTAAAGGGCACGGTCTTCAGGTGCAAATGCCATCTGCACTGGCTCGAGAAACAGAAGCTTACAGCTTTGGCCTTCTTCTGCAAGTCAACTATCTGGGACAGCAGGTGTGTGATCTCCTCTTGCTGGCGGGCAGCATCCTCAGTCTTCTTGGCCAGCTCCTCTGAGATACTGGCAATCTGCACATTGGCATCCCCTTTAATCAAGAAATGACAGCCACCAGAGGGAGTCAGACCCAGAGAGAATGGTCTCTTTGTGGCTTGCACAAGAAAAAGCATCTTTGTTACAagacaggggcggggggggggggggggcagaagtgGAGAGAACACGGAGGGAGGAACAGTGCCCATTTTCCTGCCCCGGCTCAGTCTGGGCAGCCCCCAGGTGTGGCTCCCGGGCCTGGTGTGGGGGCCCAACCCCCCTGACCACAGCTGCCTCCCCAGAGGAAATCAGGCTTTGGGCGTCAGGCAGGAGATGCCACACCAAACCAAGGTCCATCTGCCCAAATTCTCACCTTCATGCATAAGCAGATCCACATCATTAACAGGAATCCCTGTTGTACCCCATTCTAGAAGGAACTACTACCTGCACAGTCTAATTCCCTTGGGTGCTTTCAACCCATATTCAGAGTCATAACTCATTTTACTAGATGTGAACACAGGGTGTGTTTCATCTACTGAGTGTTCTGCTGAAGCTCAAAATATTGTTTGCCCTTTTGTCTTAACTTGTAAACTTATGATGGAAGGGACAGGGGAAGTACTTGTTTGCAAAGCAGAGAACTCTGGCCTCAACTTTTGCACATCAGTCACGAGAAACCAGTTTTTGCACATTAACACCGGAACTCCGTAACCGGGCTTAATTTAGGCATCATATAACTCCAGTATTCCAGTAGAAAGCCAACATCGAAATCAGACATCCGTCTCCGtgagaagagaaattaagacagtGCGTGGATGACAACCTAGCAACCAATTTCTCATGAATCAGAGTGAGGGGTGCCTCtagttttcagaaaaatgttaCTGAACCCAAGCTGGCCAGGGAGATTGTACTTTCTCAAGGGTGATGCAAATCTGTCTAGTCACAatgatgcagaaaataaaaagagggggtAGGGGAGGAGCACGAGGGCCAGGACATACTCAGCTCCTTCACACAGTCGTTGACCAGCTGCTGTTCCTTCTCTTCGTAGGTGATGGTCTCCGTCTTTAGCTGGCAGGCCTGTGGACAAGGGTCATGTCAGAGGCCCCACATTCACATCTGGACTGGTGGGGCGGGCAAGGCCGAGGCATAGAGCAAGGATGAACCTGGGTCTGGGATGCTGCCTTTGACCATCTCCCCATCTGTGATCCATTATACCCTCAAATCCAGAAAGTCCATCAGAATGCCCTGCTTAGTTAGTTAAGGAATCGGATGTTCAAAGCTGAAGAGATGAAAACGGTGTACCACCAGAGGGCGCCACACAAAGCAATATGCGTGCTACAGGAGCCATCCTTGTATCAATGTCTGTCT
This genomic stretch from Acinonyx jubatus isolate Ajub_Pintada_27869175 chromosome C2, VMU_Ajub_asm_v1.0, whole genome shotgun sequence harbors:
- the TRAK1 gene encoding trafficking kinesin-binding protein 1 isoform X11 gives rise to the protein MTKTYNDIDAVTRLLEEKERDLELAARIGQSLLKKNKTLTERNELLEEQVEHIREEVSQLRHELSMKDELLQFYASAAEDSEPESVCSTPLKRNESSSNVQNYFHLDSLQKKLKDLEEENVVLRSEACQLKTETITYEEKEQQLVNDCVKELRDANVQIASISEELAKKTEDAARQQEEITHLLSQIVDLQKKAKACAVENEELVQHLGAAKDAQRQLTAELRELEDKYAECMEMLHEAQEELKNLRNKTMPNTTSRRYHSLGLFPMDSLAAEIEGTMRKELQLEEPESPDIAHQRRVFETVRNINQVVKQRSLTPSPMNIPGSNQSSAVNSLLSSCVSTPRSSFYGSDVGNVVLDNKTNSIILEAESADLGNDERSKKPGTPGTPGSHDLETALRRLSLRRENYLSERRFFEEEQERKLRELAEKGELLSGSLTPTESIMSLGTHSRFSEFTGFSGMSFSSRSYLPEKLQIVKPLEGDHRGPRPLSTLLSDRLWSLIHHRQAGSLCNTYSFFFRDSLPRCWFEFL